The proteins below are encoded in one region of Fibrella aestuarina BUZ 2:
- the polA gene encoding DNA polymerase I yields MAKPQHKLFLLDALALIYRAHFAFNKSPRISSKGVNTSAVFGFMNSLMEVLQKEKPTHIGVAFDHSKKTFRHEQFPMYKATRQSQPEDISVAIPYIKQIVEAMNIPMLIKEGYEADDIIGTLSLKACQAGDFEVYMMTPDKDYGQLVNDCVFIYKPAFMGKPAEKQGVKEICERWGIEHVGQVIDMLGLMGDSVDNIPGIPGIGEKTAQKLVAEFGSVENLIANADQLKGKLKENVVQYGQQGLLSKELATIHLEVPVPFDEAALRLTDYDRPRLAALLDELEFRQMKTRLLGDDPAPAGQAFPAATAKPANGQMGLFDPAPAFMPMPAASPSGADDLPFQFDDTFAQALATPEPKKARGKKTPVNVPVASGEAATPDAVTDSAGSEYAPGAELPTSVASWGDDAHEIELDPNFSAEPRKTIHSVLHDYRLVDTPELRAALVTYLNEQTNVCFDSETTALDPVEADLVGMSFSYRKGEAFYVPVPPDRAEAQAVVDVFKPFFENEAIEKVGQNLKYDLLMLKKYGVVVRGPLFDTMLAHYLIEPEQRHNMDVMAEVYLNYAPVAIESLIGKKGKGQLTMREVDVQQVVEYAGEDADVTLQLRDTFEPMLNKDNLHKLFDQVEMPLVRVLADLELEGITLDTGALKELSATLDTDMRQVQSEIYEIAGGEFNIGSPKQLGEVLFDKLKLDKNAKKTKTGQYATGEEVLSKLEAENPIIGKILDYRELIKLKNTYVDALPLLISSRTGRVHTSFNQAVAATGRLSSTNPNLQNIPIRTPRGQEIRKAFVPRSDEFLIMSADYSQIELRIMAAFSGDQTMLDAFNNGIDIHTQTASKVFHVPISEVTGEMRRKAKTINFGIIYGISSFGLAQRLKIPRKEASQIIEEYFQEFPAVKAYMDQSIEKARGFGYAETILGRRRYLRDINSRNITDRMFAERNAINAPIQGSAADMLKIAMIRIHEFMSQEQLKSKMILTVHDELVFDAHKSELDYLKENVDRIMKTAIPMAVQMETGVGFGENWLVAH; encoded by the coding sequence ATGGCAAAACCACAGCATAAACTCTTTCTGCTCGACGCCCTGGCGCTTATTTACCGGGCCCACTTCGCCTTTAACAAAAGCCCGCGCATCTCGTCGAAAGGCGTGAACACCAGCGCCGTTTTTGGCTTCATGAACTCGCTCATGGAGGTGTTGCAGAAAGAGAAACCTACGCACATCGGTGTCGCCTTCGACCACTCGAAAAAGACCTTCCGGCACGAGCAGTTTCCGATGTACAAAGCCACCCGGCAGTCGCAGCCCGAAGACATTTCGGTAGCCATTCCTTATATCAAGCAGATCGTGGAAGCCATGAACATCCCGATGCTGATCAAGGAAGGCTACGAAGCCGACGACATCATCGGCACACTGTCGCTCAAAGCTTGTCAGGCGGGCGATTTCGAGGTGTACATGATGACGCCCGACAAAGACTACGGGCAGTTGGTCAATGACTGTGTGTTTATCTACAAGCCCGCGTTCATGGGCAAACCGGCCGAAAAGCAGGGCGTTAAAGAAATCTGCGAACGCTGGGGCATCGAGCACGTGGGGCAGGTGATCGACATGCTCGGGCTCATGGGCGATTCGGTCGACAACATTCCGGGCATTCCGGGCATTGGCGAGAAGACGGCGCAGAAACTGGTTGCCGAATTTGGCAGCGTTGAAAACCTCATCGCCAACGCCGATCAGCTGAAAGGCAAGCTCAAGGAAAACGTGGTCCAGTACGGGCAACAGGGGCTATTGTCAAAAGAACTGGCTACGATTCATCTGGAGGTGCCGGTGCCGTTCGACGAAGCCGCCCTGCGCCTGACCGACTACGATAGGCCCCGGCTCGCCGCCCTGCTTGACGAACTGGAGTTCCGGCAGATGAAGACCCGACTGCTGGGCGACGATCCCGCTCCGGCGGGGCAAGCCTTCCCAGCGGCCACTGCCAAACCGGCCAATGGGCAGATGGGCCTGTTCGACCCGGCCCCGGCCTTTATGCCCATGCCAGCTGCCTCGCCCAGCGGCGCCGACGATCTGCCTTTTCAGTTTGACGACACCTTTGCCCAGGCTCTGGCCACGCCGGAACCGAAGAAAGCGCGCGGCAAAAAAACGCCCGTCAACGTACCTGTGGCATCCGGCGAAGCGGCCACACCCGACGCCGTTACCGACTCGGCGGGCTCCGAATACGCACCGGGTGCCGAACTGCCCACGAGCGTAGCTAGTTGGGGCGACGATGCGCACGAAATTGAGCTCGACCCCAACTTCTCGGCCGAACCCCGCAAGACCATCCACTCGGTGTTGCACGATTACCGGCTGGTGGACACGCCCGAGTTGCGCGCCGCGCTGGTCACGTACCTGAACGAGCAAACCAACGTCTGCTTCGACTCCGAAACCACCGCCCTCGACCCCGTGGAGGCCGATCTGGTGGGCATGTCGTTTTCGTATCGCAAAGGCGAGGCGTTCTACGTACCGGTCCCCCCCGACCGGGCCGAGGCGCAGGCGGTCGTGGACGTGTTCAAGCCGTTTTTTGAAAATGAAGCCATCGAGAAAGTCGGCCAAAACCTGAAGTATGACCTGCTGATGCTCAAGAAGTACGGCGTGGTAGTACGCGGGCCGCTTTTCGATACCATGCTCGCCCACTACCTGATTGAGCCTGAACAGCGGCACAACATGGACGTGATGGCCGAGGTGTACCTCAACTACGCGCCGGTAGCCATCGAATCGCTGATCGGGAAAAAAGGCAAGGGGCAGCTCACCATGCGCGAGGTCGACGTGCAGCAGGTGGTGGAATACGCGGGCGAAGACGCCGACGTGACCCTGCAACTGCGCGACACCTTCGAGCCGATGCTCAACAAAGACAACCTCCACAAGCTGTTCGATCAGGTCGAGATGCCGCTCGTGCGCGTGCTGGCCGATCTGGAGCTGGAGGGCATCACCCTCGACACCGGCGCGCTGAAAGAGCTGTCGGCCACGCTCGACACCGACATGCGGCAGGTGCAGAGCGAGATTTACGAGATTGCGGGCGGCGAATTCAACATCGGCTCACCCAAGCAGTTGGGCGAGGTGCTGTTCGACAAACTCAAACTCGACAAGAACGCCAAGAAGACCAAAACCGGGCAGTACGCCACCGGCGAAGAGGTACTCTCGAAGCTGGAAGCCGAAAACCCGATTATCGGCAAAATCCTGGATTACCGGGAGCTGATCAAACTGAAGAATACCTACGTTGATGCGCTGCCGCTGCTGATTTCGTCACGTACCGGTCGCGTGCATACGTCGTTCAATCAGGCCGTTGCGGCGACGGGCCGTCTGTCGAGCACGAACCCGAACCTGCAAAACATTCCGATACGTACCCCGCGCGGTCAGGAGATCCGGAAAGCGTTTGTGCCCCGCTCAGACGAATTCTTGATTATGTCGGCCGACTATTCGCAGATCGAGTTGCGCATCATGGCGGCCTTTAGCGGCGACCAGACCATGCTCGACGCCTTCAACAACGGCATCGACATCCACACGCAGACGGCGAGCAAGGTGTTTCACGTACCCATCAGCGAGGTAACGGGCGAGATGCGCCGTAAAGCCAAAACCATCAACTTCGGGATTATCTATGGTATCTCGTCGTTTGGATTGGCGCAGCGGCTCAAGATTCCGCGTAAAGAAGCGAGCCAGATCATCGAGGAATACTTCCAGGAGTTCCCGGCGGTGAAGGCGTATATGGATCAGAGTATCGAGAAAGCGCGCGGCTTTGGCTACGCCGAAACGATTCTGGGCCGTCGGCGGTACCTGCGCGACATCAACTCCCGCAACATCACCGACCGCATGTTTGCCGAGCGCAACGCCATCAACGCCCCCATTCAGGGCAGCGCCGCCGACATGCTGAAGATTGCCATGATCCGCATCCACGAATTCATGTCGCAGGAGCAGCTCAAATCGAAGATGATCCTCACCGTGCATGACGAACTGGTGTTCGACGCCCACAAGTCGGAGCTCGATTACCTCAAGGAAAACGTCGATCGCATTATGAAAACCGCCATTCCGATGGCCGTTCAGATGGAAACCGGTGTGGGCTTCGGCGAAAACTGGCTCGTCGCGCACTAA
- a CDS encoding tetratricopeptide repeat protein yields the protein MRFLVGLLLGWGLLLPDGWAQVDTLRSLSPDRRLLAICRETLRWHIMTTHARNSFADSTTAIRWLDSVRTLALEQQDERLFWYATLQQFVSRVVAEKRLHKPITMLRAAEGRMAQCPVPAVRGTYYIYYGEWLLHQGKLEEALRWLFRARNLFEEIGYDHIPEAHQYLSTLGSIYYSFSDYRRSVQYYEQAQRYPNPGLAVDYTNWNTLGMAYLRLEQYKLAEQAFRQVIRRAKAAGDTAYEGIGYGNLGNTLRLSGKPREALPYLYKEVALNYRRVPESAAQTSLYIAKALLALDSTEKAWRYLAHPNRALLGVRWSNYPLDYFEVMALYYRKMGDLEQGARFIDSAVVLKDSMLAVRTSTLLTTADNTQKAEKYLNNLSRIETEKQWGITTRNIVILALLLIGALVLYAIRQKQRRLEQERTLLAEQRRQAEAELAHAQVQLVQYVRSLSAKNQLVEQMMNELALARQHLADPLPSQSDSIRTLLTSVILTDKDWLQFRQLFEQAHPGFLQQLRQTYGELSPAEVRLLTLLKLEVPTKQMAFMLGVSPDSIHKSRYRLRKKLGSLGDTYLQGLFEAS from the coding sequence ATGCGCTTTCTTGTTGGATTGTTGCTGGGTTGGGGGCTGTTGCTACCCGACGGGTGGGCGCAGGTAGATACGCTGCGGTCGCTCTCGCCCGACAGGCGGCTACTGGCTATTTGCCGGGAAACGCTGCGCTGGCATATCATGACTACCCATGCCCGTAACTCCTTCGCCGACTCGACAACCGCCATTCGCTGGCTCGACAGTGTGCGGACGCTGGCGTTGGAGCAACAGGACGAGCGGCTGTTTTGGTACGCCACGTTGCAGCAGTTTGTCAGTCGGGTTGTAGCCGAAAAGAGGCTGCACAAACCCATCACGATGCTCCGGGCCGCCGAGGGGCGTATGGCGCAGTGTCCGGTGCCAGCCGTGCGGGGAACCTACTACATATACTATGGCGAATGGCTGCTGCATCAGGGCAAACTGGAAGAGGCCCTGCGCTGGCTATTTCGAGCCAGAAACCTGTTTGAAGAAATTGGCTACGACCATATTCCCGAAGCGCACCAGTACTTGTCGACGCTGGGTAGCATCTACTACTCATTCAGCGACTACCGGCGGTCCGTGCAGTATTATGAACAGGCTCAGCGATACCCCAACCCCGGCCTGGCCGTCGATTACACGAATTGGAACACGTTGGGAATGGCGTATTTGCGGCTTGAGCAGTACAAACTGGCCGAGCAGGCCTTCCGGCAGGTGATTCGGCGGGCCAAAGCGGCTGGCGATACAGCTTACGAAGGAATTGGCTACGGTAATCTGGGCAATACACTCCGCCTGTCCGGCAAACCGCGTGAAGCCTTACCTTATCTCTACAAGGAAGTCGCCCTCAACTACCGGCGGGTGCCGGAGAGCGCGGCACAAACATCGCTATACATTGCTAAAGCCCTGCTGGCCCTCGACAGCACCGAGAAGGCCTGGCGCTACCTGGCCCACCCCAACCGGGCGCTGCTTGGGGTACGCTGGTCGAACTACCCACTTGACTACTTCGAGGTCATGGCGCTGTATTATCGCAAAATGGGCGATCTCGAACAGGGCGCACGCTTCATCGACTCGGCCGTTGTACTGAAAGATTCGATGCTCGCCGTTCGGACCAGTACCCTCCTGACCACTGCCGATAATACCCAGAAAGCGGAGAAGTACCTGAACAACCTGAGCCGAATCGAGACTGAAAAGCAATGGGGCATTACCACCCGGAATATCGTTATTCTGGCTTTGCTGTTGATTGGGGCACTGGTACTGTACGCCATCCGCCAAAAACAGCGGCGGCTGGAACAGGAACGTACCCTGCTGGCCGAGCAACGCCGACAAGCCGAAGCCGAATTGGCCCATGCACAGGTACAGTTGGTCCAGTATGTGCGTTCGCTCAGCGCGAAAAACCAGTTGGTCGAGCAAATGATGAACGAACTGGCCCTGGCCCGACAGCACTTGGCTGACCCACTGCCCAGCCAAAGCGACTCCATCCGTACGTTGCTTACTAGTGTTATCCTGACCGACAAAGACTGGCTACAGTTTCGCCAACTGTTCGAGCAGGCGCACCCTGGTTTTCTGCAACAGCTTCGGCAAACGTACGGTGAGCTTAGCCCCGCCGAGGTACGTTTGCTGACGCTGCTAAAGCTGGAAGTCCCAACCAAACAAATGGCGTTCATGCTCGGTGTTTCGCCCGACAGTATCCACAAATCGCGCTACCGGCTACGGAAAAAGCTCGGTTCGCTGGGCGATACGTATCTGCAAGGCCTGTTCGAAGCCTCCTGA
- a CDS encoding alanine dehydrogenase has product MTGFEELAKQTALYTKESPAPVKSSQHSLLIGLPREVSLQENRIALTPEAVAILVRNGHEVIVETGAGIGAKFSDSDYSEAGAQIAKSPKEVYEANLILKIEPLVDDEFQHLKQGTTVISALNLPAHERPYFEKLNERHITGIGYEYIEDQAGGMPVIRSMSEIAGSTVMLIAGEYLSSSANGRGIILGGITGVPPTKVVFLGAGTVTEYATRTALGMGADVKVFDKDLYKLQRFKYAVGTSVYTSILDSDTLTEAIERADVVIGALRADDGLSPVVVTDEMVSRMKPNSVIIDVAIDQGGNFATSRMTSHKNPTFRTHEVIHFCVPNIAARVAHTASMALSNIFLPFLLQTGTNGGIEAMIYANRWFMRGVYCHKGTLTNLYIARKFGMRFKDLELLLGASRF; this is encoded by the coding sequence ATGACTGGCTTCGAAGAACTAGCGAAACAAACAGCCCTGTATACCAAAGAGTCGCCCGCGCCCGTCAAGAGTTCGCAGCATAGTTTGCTCATTGGCTTACCCCGAGAAGTTTCGTTACAGGAAAATCGCATCGCCCTGACGCCCGAAGCCGTGGCTATTCTGGTGCGCAACGGCCATGAAGTGATCGTCGAAACGGGCGCCGGCATCGGTGCCAAGTTCAGCGATTCGGACTACAGCGAAGCGGGTGCGCAGATTGCCAAATCGCCCAAAGAAGTATACGAAGCCAACCTGATCCTGAAAATCGAGCCGCTGGTCGACGATGAATTTCAGCACCTGAAACAGGGAACTACGGTTATTTCGGCCCTGAACCTGCCCGCCCACGAACGCCCTTACTTCGAAAAGCTTAACGAGCGCCACATCACCGGCATTGGCTACGAATACATCGAGGATCAGGCGGGTGGTATGCCCGTCATCCGGTCGATGAGCGAGATTGCGGGCAGCACCGTCATGCTCATTGCCGGGGAATACCTCAGCAGCAGCGCCAACGGCCGGGGCATCATTCTGGGCGGTATCACGGGCGTTCCGCCTACCAAAGTCGTCTTCCTGGGCGCGGGTACCGTCACCGAATACGCCACCCGCACGGCCCTGGGCATGGGGGCCGACGTGAAGGTGTTCGACAAGGACCTCTACAAACTTCAGCGCTTCAAATACGCCGTGGGTACGTCGGTCTACACGTCGATCCTTGATTCTGACACGCTGACCGAGGCCATCGAACGGGCCGACGTGGTGATTGGTGCCCTCCGCGCCGACGACGGCCTGAGCCCGGTGGTGGTGACCGACGAAATGGTGTCGCGCATGAAACCCAATTCGGTGATCATCGACGTGGCCATCGATCAGGGCGGCAATTTTGCGACCTCACGCATGACGTCGCACAAAAACCCGACGTTCCGCACCCACGAAGTCATTCATTTCTGCGTGCCCAACATCGCCGCCCGCGTGGCGCATACGGCGAGCATGGCCCTGAGCAACATCTTCCTGCCGTTTCTGCTGCAAACCGGCACTAACGGTGGCATCGAAGCCATGATCTACGCCAACCGCTGGTTTATGCGCGGCGTCTATTGCCACAAAGGCACGCTCACCAACCTGTACATCGCCCGCAAATTCGGCATGCGCTTCAAAGACCTGGAACTGTTGCTCGGGGCCAGCCGGTTTTAG
- a CDS encoding fasciclin domain-containing protein: MHFSQHPFRTLAGCLLLFVTLFASSCKKDDTPATQTNTITDIVQSDSRFTILRAAVIKAGLADALRSGSLTVFAPTDDAFRAAGITTDAISSSTAAQLTPILQYHVLNSRVPAANIPTAANTPQQTLLTTNGTVYITKTGNNVSVNGRRVTIADVPADNGVVHVIDGVLMPPTGDVVAAVIADPQNYSLLAQAVQRAGAGVITALQSTTAATLFAPTNQAFIDAGLSATAIAATPAATLQRVLSYHVVPGRVFSTQLTDGLTSPTLLGATPTLRFGVTGTGVTVTGAGNGTSASNVTSANILTTNAVIHRIDRVLLPGS; the protein is encoded by the coding sequence ATGCATTTCAGTCAACATCCCTTTCGGACACTGGCAGGCTGTCTGCTCCTCTTCGTCACTCTTTTTGCCAGCAGCTGCAAAAAAGACGATACGCCGGCCACGCAGACCAATACCATCACTGACATCGTGCAGTCCGACAGCCGGTTTACTATTCTTCGGGCGGCGGTTATCAAAGCGGGTCTGGCCGACGCGCTCCGTAGCGGTTCACTCACCGTCTTTGCCCCAACCGACGATGCCTTCCGGGCAGCCGGTATCACTACTGACGCCATTAGTAGCTCAACGGCGGCGCAACTCACGCCAATTCTTCAGTACCACGTGCTCAATAGCCGGGTGCCGGCAGCCAACATTCCCACGGCAGCCAACACGCCTCAGCAAACGTTGCTGACCACCAATGGCACGGTTTATATCACGAAAACGGGCAACAACGTGTCAGTCAACGGGCGGCGAGTAACCATCGCCGACGTACCTGCTGACAACGGGGTGGTACATGTCATCGACGGGGTTCTGATGCCGCCGACAGGTGACGTTGTTGCCGCTGTGATTGCCGATCCCCAGAATTATAGCCTACTGGCTCAGGCCGTGCAACGGGCCGGTGCAGGTGTCATCACGGCGCTTCAGTCAACCACGGCCGCCACGCTGTTTGCGCCAACCAACCAGGCATTCATCGACGCGGGGCTCAGTGCAACGGCCATTGCCGCTACTCCCGCGGCTACGCTTCAGCGGGTATTATCGTATCACGTGGTTCCGGGTCGTGTCTTTTCAACGCAACTTACCGACGGCCTGACCAGCCCGACGCTGTTGGGTGCCACCCCTACCCTCCGCTTTGGCGTGACGGGAACCGGCGTAACCGTGACGGGCGCGGGGAATGGCACCAGTGCGTCGAACGTAACGAGCGCCAACATCTTGACGACCAACGCCGTCATTCACCGGATCGATCGGGTGCTCCTGCCGGGCTCCTGA
- a CDS encoding Rad52/Rad22 family DNA repair protein yields MEQTTNSLEILTQPIQPEEIEWRVQMQTKTGKIIVVPYITNRCVMERFDRQFGWQNWQNEITEIQGGFLCKITVTVPATHSAPAVSLAKMDGASRTDIEPVKGGISDAMKRCAVQFGLGRSLYNYPRVMIDTPDKFIPDWATQQLDVLVKKINDGSYRGGDLVVLKASYQKA; encoded by the coding sequence ATGGAACAGACAACGAATTCACTTGAGATATTGACCCAGCCAATCCAGCCTGAAGAGATTGAATGGCGGGTTCAGATGCAGACCAAAACCGGCAAAATAATCGTGGTGCCCTACATCACCAACCGCTGCGTGATGGAGCGGTTCGACCGGCAGTTTGGCTGGCAGAACTGGCAGAATGAGATCACCGAGATTCAGGGGGGCTTTCTCTGCAAAATCACCGTTACGGTGCCCGCCACGCATTCGGCGCCGGCCGTGTCGCTCGCCAAAATGGACGGAGCCAGTCGCACCGACATCGAGCCAGTGAAAGGCGGTATTTCGGATGCCATGAAACGCTGCGCTGTGCAGTTTGGTCTTGGTCGTTCCCTGTATAACTACCCCCGTGTCATGATCGACACGCCCGATAAATTCATTCCCGACTGGGCTACGCAGCAGTTGGACGTGCTGGTCAAAAAAATCAACGATGGCAGCTACCGGGGCGGCGACTTGGTCGTTCTGAAGGCATCTTACCAGAAAGCGTAA
- a CDS encoding vitamin K epoxide reductase family protein gives MTPQQLSHELREEQSPDLNRRRWIIGLSMAGAAIGQVVTLYQTGIINRLPDPPLPFIDSNRVNASNYAYKRAQTPDAVLMILTYGLTAWAAAAGGKDRASNTPALPIAMGLKTIADTATNLQLAREEWQDNKAFCAYCQTASLLSVASVALAVPEMVRAFRTLFRR, from the coding sequence ATGACACCGCAACAACTCTCCCATGAGCTTCGGGAAGAACAGTCTCCCGATCTCAACCGCCGCCGCTGGATCATCGGCCTATCCATGGCCGGCGCAGCCATCGGGCAGGTCGTCACCCTTTACCAGACGGGCATCATCAACCGCCTGCCCGACCCGCCCCTCCCCTTCATCGACTCCAACCGGGTCAACGCCTCGAACTACGCCTACAAGCGCGCTCAAACGCCCGACGCCGTGCTGATGATCCTCACCTATGGCCTGACGGCCTGGGCCGCCGCAGCCGGTGGAAAAGACCGCGCCAGCAACACCCCCGCCCTACCCATCGCCATGGGCCTGAAAACCATCGCCGACACGGCCACCAACCTGCAACTGGCCCGGGAAGAATGGCAGGATAACAAGGCTTTCTGTGCCTACTGCCAGACGGCATCGCTGCTGTCGGTCGCCTCGGTCGCGCTGGCTGTACCCGAGATGGTGCGGGCCTTTCGAACTCTATTCCGACGCTAA
- the tsaE gene encoding tRNA (adenosine(37)-N6)-threonylcarbamoyltransferase complex ATPase subunit type 1 TsaE, producing MTQTFTQLDELDTVAQQLVAEADNLHVWLFEGEMGVGKTTLIKALCRAVGVVSVVQSPTFGLVNEYSTQTGDSVYHFDCYRLRNEAEALDIGLDEYLDSGAYCFIEWPERIESLWPPTYYLIQLTADPNGVRTVETKRVQ from the coding sequence ATGACTCAAACTTTTACGCAACTCGACGAACTGGACACGGTGGCTCAGCAGTTGGTGGCCGAAGCCGACAACCTGCACGTGTGGCTGTTTGAGGGAGAGATGGGCGTTGGCAAAACCACGCTGATAAAAGCCCTTTGCCGGGCGGTTGGCGTAGTGAGCGTAGTCCAAAGCCCGACCTTCGGGCTGGTCAACGAGTACAGCACCCAAACCGGCGATTCAGTCTATCATTTTGACTGTTACCGCCTCCGCAATGAGGCCGAAGCGCTCGACATCGGCCTCGACGAATACCTCGATTCCGGGGCGTATTGCTTTATCGAATGGCCCGAACGCATCGAATCGCTCTGGCCACCAACCTATTACCTCATCCAACTGACGGCCGACCCGAACGGCGTCCGCACCGTAGAAACCAAGCGTGTTCAATGA
- a CDS encoding glycoside hydrolase family 20 protein, whose amino-acid sequence MLTQSLKTLVFLFVALSALAQTPPQPDNEYNLIPFPARFSGGAGRFSLSNSTRILAAAKDPAQQAAAQLLANQLKLTSGLPIAVAAPTPALLKGRNIVFEKHTEGRCGPEGYTLRVTPDGVRVTAETPKGYFYAVQTLMQLLPSAVYGNVPAPSANWSMPACDLLDRPRFAYRGLMLDVSRHFMPASFIKKFIDVMAMQKMNTFHWHLTDDQGWRIEIKKYPKLTQVGSQRSETLIGHYAENYPQQYDGKPYGGFYTQEQIKDVVRYAAARHVTIVPEVELPGHALAALAAYPELGCEPSKGYAVGTRWGVIRDVYCPSDKTFSFIQDVLTEVMALFPGKYIHIGGDECPKDAWKNSAFCQALIKKLKLKNEEELQSYFIQRVEKFVNSKGRAIIGWDEILEGGLAPNATVMSWRGIQGGIEAAKQKHNVVMTPGQFCYLDKYQADPATEPLTIGGYLPLEKVYTYEPVPTELAASEQKFIQGVQGNIWTEYIKTPDAVEYMAFPRAVALAEIGWTPAGPRNFEDFTTRLKTHLQRLDRKQVNYAKRLLDVRAETQFTGEGAATPGQLQVRLGKLDTDSKIYFTTNGKEPRVDASTEYIAPITLTKTTTIRAITVPANDKPFSETFYIHRAKGKPYTYVGNVPGDDGRKKLTDGQVASSPKDDRPWVQVGGADIQLTIDLGEVKPVTKVSLSFLKKVMFGVLPPKSVEVALSREGDSFKEAIAQPINEPLEGPWRIVPAVADFKTARARYIRVTVKNYGNVPNDPTNERSGRPASLAIDEVIVE is encoded by the coding sequence ATGCTTACCCAATCACTCAAAACGCTCGTCTTCCTCTTTGTAGCCCTGTCGGCACTGGCCCAGACCCCGCCCCAGCCCGACAACGAATACAACCTAATCCCCTTCCCTGCCCGATTTAGCGGCGGTGCCGGGCGTTTTTCGCTTAGCAATTCTACCCGCATTCTGGCCGCAGCCAAAGACCCCGCCCAGCAAGCCGCCGCGCAACTGCTGGCTAATCAATTGAAACTGACCAGCGGATTGCCTATCGCCGTAGCAGCCCCAACGCCCGCCCTGTTAAAAGGCCGCAACATTGTCTTTGAGAAGCATACCGAAGGGCGCTGCGGCCCCGAAGGCTACACACTACGGGTAACGCCCGACGGCGTACGCGTGACGGCCGAAACGCCCAAGGGCTATTTCTACGCCGTGCAGACGCTCATGCAGTTGCTGCCGTCCGCCGTGTATGGCAACGTACCTGCGCCGTCGGCCAACTGGTCAATGCCCGCCTGCGACCTGCTCGACCGGCCGCGCTTTGCCTACCGGGGGCTGATGCTCGACGTGAGCCGCCACTTCATGCCCGCCTCGTTCATCAAGAAGTTTATCGACGTGATGGCCATGCAGAAGATGAACACCTTCCACTGGCACCTTACCGACGACCAGGGCTGGCGCATTGAGATCAAGAAATACCCGAAGCTCACCCAGGTGGGTTCGCAGCGGAGCGAGACGCTCATTGGCCACTACGCCGAAAACTACCCGCAGCAGTATGACGGCAAGCCCTATGGTGGTTTCTACACGCAGGAGCAGATTAAAGACGTGGTGCGCTACGCCGCCGCCCGCCACGTCACCATCGTACCCGAAGTTGAGCTGCCGGGCCACGCGCTGGCGGCGCTGGCCGCTTACCCCGAACTGGGTTGCGAACCGAGCAAAGGTTACGCGGTGGGCACCCGTTGGGGCGTCATTCGGGATGTGTATTGCCCGTCGGACAAAACGTTCTCATTTATTCAGGACGTGCTCACGGAGGTGATGGCCCTTTTCCCCGGCAAATACATCCACATTGGGGGCGATGAATGTCCCAAAGACGCTTGGAAGAACAGTGCGTTTTGCCAGGCGCTGATCAAGAAACTGAAGCTCAAGAATGAAGAGGAACTGCAAAGCTATTTCATCCAGCGGGTCGAGAAGTTCGTGAACAGCAAGGGCCGGGCCATCATCGGCTGGGATGAGATCCTGGAAGGCGGCCTGGCGCCCAACGCCACCGTCATGAGCTGGCGGGGCATTCAGGGCGGCATCGAAGCGGCCAAACAGAAGCATAACGTGGTCATGACGCCGGGTCAGTTTTGCTACCTTGATAAGTACCAGGCCGACCCCGCCACCGAACCGCTGACCATTGGCGGTTACCTGCCACTCGAAAAAGTCTATACCTACGAACCCGTCCCGACCGAACTGGCGGCGAGTGAGCAGAAGTTCATTCAGGGTGTGCAGGGCAACATCTGGACGGAGTACATCAAAACGCCCGACGCCGTCGAATACATGGCCTTCCCGCGGGCCGTAGCCCTGGCCGAAATCGGCTGGACACCCGCCGGGCCGCGCAACTTCGAGGATTTTACTACCCGGCTGAAAACCCACCTGCAACGCCTCGACCGGAAGCAGGTCAACTACGCCAAACGGTTGCTCGACGTGCGGGCCGAAACGCAGTTTACGGGCGAAGGGGCGGCAACACCCGGTCAGCTTCAGGTGCGGCTTGGCAAACTGGACACCGACAGCAAGATTTACTTCACCACGAACGGCAAAGAGCCCCGCGTGGATGCATCGACGGAGTACATCGCCCCCATCACCCTGACGAAAACCACGACGATCCGGGCCATTACCGTGCCAGCCAACGATAAACCGTTTTCGGAGACGTTTTACATCCACCGGGCCAAAGGCAAACCGTATACCTACGTTGGCAACGTACCTGGCGACGACGGGCGTAAGAAGCTCACCGACGGGCAGGTAGCCAGCAGCCCCAAAGACGATCGCCCGTGGGTGCAGGTAGGTGGCGCCGACATTCAGCTTACCATCGATCTGGGCGAGGTGAAACCCGTTACGAAGGTGTCGCTGTCCTTTCTGAAAAAGGTGATGTTTGGCGTGTTGCCGCCTAAATCGGTCGAGGTGGCCCTCTCGCGGGAAGGCGATTCGTTCAAAGAAGCCATCGCCCAGCCCATCAACGAACCGCTGGAAGGGCCGTGGCGTATCGTACCCGCCGTGGCCGACTTCAAAACGGCCCGCGCCCGCTACATCCGCGTTACGGTCAAGAACTACGGCAACGTACCCAACGACCCCACCAACGAACGCAGTGGCCGCCCCGCCTCCCTGGCTATTGACGAGGTAATCGTCGAGTAA